The genomic interval TTTGGCACATTAAACTGGCTCAAAACCAGCCAAATCAAACTGCAAATACTCTtaactaagatggtttggtcatgtgagaagaggACCAAAAGACGCTCATGTgatgagagttgatgaaatggaacaataaatcaaaaaaagagatagaggtagacttaagaaaattttggaagatatattaaaatttgatatgaagtgtttggacctaaatgaaaatatgacaagagacaaaaacacataaaactctagaattcatatagccgaccctatataatgggataaagactggatatattgttgttgttgttgttgtattcaACCAAATATAAACACatgttatttctcaaaatacaatcaaacataGATTAATTTTACCTatttaaataactatttaaatttaaatattaattaaaatattaaaatttaaaaaaaataaaataactcatgaattattaaataagtGATTAGTTTCAAAAAAAGTATATCCATCATGTATAatacaattttataataatcaaaatattaataatgaaaaCATATGAATATATTGTACATTATATTAATTtcgattttaaattttatgttgaTCCATTTAAACTTGTTTTTCAATCGGATAAGTTTTAAGTTTTTTCAAGTTAACCTGTTATTAACTCAAACCTAATAAACTTTTATCAAGTCAATTCAATAATGACCCAAACTCACTAATTTTGTGTCAGTTCGATCATCAAGTCAGATAATCTATTAATAAATCTAATAGAGAAggaattattttatattctaacGTGATTACGAAATAAAAActcatttctaatatttttttaatattaaaaaagtaacgccaaaacatttttaaagttaccaaaaaaatcccaaaagtattttttttttttttggcattccTAAATGTTTTGGGATATGAAAGGTATCAAAAATGCTAAAAGAGTATCGTTTTGATGTTTTCATGCATTAAAGATggtctatattattaatttttttatttaactttaacatataataataaaatttaatggcattaaaaaattaaagtccagtatttttattaaaaaaattaaagtttattccaaacttaaaacaaattaaacgagtttttcattttggataatttatctttcatttaGTTACTTGTTTTACCCCCggccccgggggggggggggggggggggggggggggggggttcccAAAATTGAAACTACTTCCCCAACCGACAATTACCCAAGCTCCGCCGGACGATTATAtatttcagagagagagagagagagagatgttgaaGGGGAAGCTTAAAGGTGATGCGATATGGAGCTTAAAGGTGATGCGATATGGAGCCAGGTACCAAGTGTGCGAGAGCTGGCTAAGAGGCCGCTGAATTCCATCCCGGACAGATACCTGCGTTCTGAACAAGATCCTCCAACCTTATTCAATTTGTCTTCTTCAAGCTTGCCTCAAATCCCTGTTATCGACTTGCAGAGCCTTTTTTCTGCAGATTCCATGGCTTCCGAGCTACACAAGCTCCACTCAGCGTGCAAAGATTGGGGTTTCTTTCAggtatatgtttttgtttttgatttttaccCCCAATCCCATGCTTGAACTGTATCCACACCCAAAGGGATACAGCTTTGATATTCATTAATTGCAAATTTGCGAGAATCAGAGCGAAAATCGAACAAAAAACGGAAGCTGTAAACAAATTCACGAAAAGTCCTAATTAACTTGAAATGTGTCAATCTTTGAAAATAGACTTTTGACTTTAGTGTGTGGTTAAGTTTAAGCAAATGCATAATATTGCAGGTGATCAATCATGGAGTCAGCTCTGAGTTGCTAGAGAAGGTGAGGGTAGAGATTCAAGGACTGTTTGAACTCCCATTGGAAGAGAAGCAGAAGTATTGGCAAAAGGCAGGAGGAACAGAGGGATTCGGGCAGCTCTTTGTTGTATCGGAGGAGCAGAAGCTTGATTGGGCGGACCTCTTCTACTTGGTGACCTTTCCAAACTACTTGAGAAACCCAGAACTGTTTCCGATCCTGCCTCCATCATTTAGGTCAGTCAAATCTATTTTGTTGGATTTTGTTACTATTGTGTACTAAATGCTTCATAATTGGAAAATTGTGGACTTTCGAGGTGTAGTCTAGTGGCTACTCGACTGATAATGTTGGAAAATTGTGGACCTCCGTCGGcgactcttcttcttcctcctcctcctcatctgGAATGATctagcttcttcttccttcatctTTTTCCAAAATCGCGACAGCATCGCCCATCTGAACCTCAATTGACTGCAAAATCCCACCATCCCCCTGATTACCCATCACCTTCTGACCACTATCTGTCTTTCCAAAAGGCATAACCGGACCAACTTCATGTTGGGTATCCGCCTCATGGGATACCCAAAAATTCAACATGGTGACTATGCACAAAAATTCAACATGGTGGCTGTGCAAAAATTCAACATGGTGGCACGTGGCAGCATCAGAGCCACCAATTTTCTGTCTATAAAACCGAGAGCAATTGGGAGAAATCTGCGcagaagaaagagggagaaaaacGGAGAGCAACAGTAGGCAGGAAAATCTGTAGTTGTCATTTAACCCTTTATATCTCTGCATCTCATGGTCAGATAGTCACGATTTTTGGACAGAAACTTTGCATCTCATTGTTCTTTAAATCCAGCGGTTAAGATTAAGATCCAATGATCCATTTGAGAGGAATCTTGTAGCATTTTTCTTGtgagatatttttttattattttttaataatatttaaagataCTTTTATTTAAAGAGTTGTGATTGGATTGATTGTTTTGTTgttcttgaaaatttttagtTTGTCAAAAATTATTGAGTTTTTGAAGATTTAGTGTACCTCTAGTATTATCTAAAGAAGATTAATTatactattatttatttgatagtGAAAGTTTTTGGTGAATTCTGTTATTGTGGTTTTACTCCTCACATTAAAGagttttttcatataaaaatttgGCCTTTTTGTGATTGGTTGTTGCActtattttgtattattctaTATCTACTTGATTTAACTCTTATTAGATTCACATAAGAAAGGTTAAACAATTTTATATTAAGTTGTTAATTTTGACGTGTGTTTTTCTCTCCAACACTTCACATAGAGGATCAAAAACCTTACCTGCCATCTGGGATGAAGCCTGTAATGAAATTCCGTCACTGTTCCTGATCCCTTGTCAACCCTTTGTATCTCAGCATCGTCGGTTTCAGATCCTGTCGCGAGAGATCCCTCTGCTGACGccgaaaaagaaaaagacagtCATTACCGCACCATTCTTCTCCAAATAGCCCAAAAATTAtcaccaaaaataataaatatttgttagCTAACGAGGATAAGAGAGGGAAgacttaatatttttgttattgtttagatataataataaatttataattgtaaatGAGTGTTCATCTCAAGTTTTTAGTTTTTGGAAGACTTGCGAAAGAAAAAGGAGTTAGGGGTATAAGATGTCTCTCGTGTGGGTCCTTttccgatacttaagttagtttTTACAAAAGAGTgtagaaaaataagaatattgTAGTGTCAGCAGAGTTTTTGTCTTATATCAATTAGGGGAATCACATTTTATTTAcagaaatcaaaattgataaGCAGAGAAATATTCACGTCTTTTGAATTGCTAATTCTAGATTTTTAAGCAAATACATAGAGGTGAGTTAGACATTTTTTGGAACAGGGAGATCTCTTTGGAAGGGTCTTCCCGAGAAAGGTCTTCGGGAGAGTCTCTAGAGGGTATCCAAGAGGGTCTCCCACAATAATTCTGCCAGGAAGGCATCCTGGAGTTACCTTTTTGTAATTCCTTCTCTTAAAGACTATCTTAGGGTTTGACTCCCTTTCTTGAacactataattttatttagtaGTATTTGGGTAACTAGGCCATGCCAAATCTATTGTCATTTCTATCTATAGACGGCACCTAAATGTGACTCGACCTTGCAAATCTCTCTTGATGTCTCTTTGATACAAATGCAAATATATTTAGCAAACAATTCCTATGTTGTGTTATGTTGTGCATGCAGGGAAACTGTAGAACAGTATTCAGCAGAAGTGAAAAAACTTGCCACATCACTGTTCCAACTCATGGCAAAGGCACTGAAAATGGAAGACGGACTGATGGAGGAGCTATTTGGGGAGGGAATCCAGTCGATGAGGATGAACTACTATCCGCCATTCCCCAAACCAGAGCAGGTCGTTGGCTTTTCCTCTCACTCCGACGCCAGCGTCCTCACCGTCCTCTACCACCTGAACGAAGTCGAAGGCCTCCAGATCAAGAAAAACGACATCTGGCTTCCGGTTAGGCCAATCCCCGACGCATTCACCATCAACGTCGGAGACGTCTTGGAGGTAATTAATCGCAAGTTATTTTCACGAATTTCTGTTTTCCCAATATATGAAGGAACCCTATCTTAATTGCTGCAGATTGTTACCAATGGAACGTACAAGAGCATCGAGCACAGGGCGGTGATTAACGCCGAGAAGGC from Diospyros lotus cultivar Yz01 chromosome 8, ASM1463336v1, whole genome shotgun sequence carries:
- the LOC127808637 gene encoding protein SRG1-like, with protein sequence MELKGDAIWSQVPSVRELAKRPLNSIPDRYLRSEQDPPTLFNLSSSSLPQIPVIDLQSLFSADSMASELHKLHSACKDWGFFQVINHGVSSELLEKVRVEIQGLFELPLEEKQKYWQKAGGTEGFGQLFVVSEEQKLDWADLFYLVTFPNYLRNPELFPILPPSFRETVEQYSAEVKKLATSLFQLMAKALKMEDGLMEELFGEGIQSMRMNYYPPFPKPEQVVGFSSHSDASVLTVLYHLNEVEGLQIKKNDIWLPVRPIPDAFTINVGDVLEIVTNGTYKSIEHRAVINAEKARLSVATFHGPKMDGEFEPSASLVTPQTPALFQRVDVKDYYQKFFTNKLDQKSNIDLWRV